A window of Lujinxingia sediminis contains these coding sequences:
- the atpG gene encoding ATP synthase F1 subunit gamma, translating into MPNLKDIRKRIGSVKNTQKITRAMKMVAAAKLRRAQERMEASRPYAVKMGEVIDSLASRVDPESHPLLARRELREKALVIVVSSNRGLCGGFNTNLFRRVDRFLKELVTAGEKVDVVTVGRKAASHFGRSGYPVMRSYDDVIGAIDYAQAKRIAQEAMNEYLQGDYEAVYICYNRFVSAIAVEQTVHPLLPFATNDEQAEEVQASADYIYEPDVDTLLGRLLPGHIEVQVLQALLESEASEQASRMTAMDNATNNATDMIASLTLQYNRARQAYITKEIVEIVSGSESLNS; encoded by the coding sequence ATGCCAAATCTCAAGGACATCCGCAAGCGGATCGGGTCGGTCAAGAACACCCAGAAGATCACGCGGGCGATGAAGATGGTCGCCGCCGCCAAGCTGCGCCGTGCGCAGGAGCGTATGGAGGCCTCCCGCCCCTATGCGGTTAAGATGGGGGAGGTGATCGATAGCCTGGCCTCGCGCGTGGATCCGGAGTCGCACCCCCTGCTCGCCAGGCGCGAGCTGCGGGAGAAGGCGCTGGTGATCGTGGTCAGCAGTAACCGCGGGTTGTGCGGTGGCTTTAACACCAACCTCTTTCGTCGTGTCGACCGCTTCCTCAAAGAGCTGGTCACCGCTGGCGAGAAGGTCGATGTGGTGACCGTGGGTCGCAAGGCGGCGAGTCATTTCGGGCGCAGCGGCTACCCGGTAATGCGCAGCTACGACGATGTGATTGGGGCGATCGACTATGCCCAGGCCAAGCGCATCGCGCAGGAGGCGATGAACGAGTACCTCCAGGGCGACTACGAGGCGGTCTACATCTGCTATAACCGCTTTGTCTCGGCGATTGCGGTCGAGCAGACGGTGCATCCGCTGCTCCCCTTCGCGACCAACGACGAGCAGGCCGAGGAGGTTCAGGCCAGCGCCGATTATATCTATGAGCCTGACGTCGACACGCTTCTCGGGCGTCTACTTCCCGGGCATATCGAGGTGCAGGTGCTTCAGGCGCTGCTGGAGAGTGAGGCCAGCGAGCAGGCCTCGCGAATGACGGCGATGGATAATGCTACCAACAACGCCACCGATATGATCGCGTCGTTGACGCTGCAGTACAACCGCGCGCGTCAGGCCTACATCACCAAAGAGATCGTCGAGATCGTCAGCGGTTCCGAATCGCTCAACAGCTAA
- a CDS encoding endonuclease/exonuclease/phosphatase family protein, translating to MSPRHLLMALATTSLAACSSPSATPQDAGDSTDAPTYQDDADATPEPDADADATPQPSSLRVASFNTSLFGTAAGDLIDTLSNPDDAHPQKIANVIQLVRPDVILLNEFDFDEEHEAIDLFASNFLEVAQASDGEAISYPYRYQFSSNTGIASGFDLNGDEEIGETVGTQAYGNDAFGFGIFPGQYAFAVLSKYPIDVEGMRTFQNFLWKDMPENRIPEGFFSPEALEVLRLSSKNHVDLPIDVDGQTLHLLASHPTPPAFDGAEGRNKRRNADEIRFWHDYIRPSASDYIYDDAGQIGGLEDGAHFVIVGDLNDDPIDGNGLDGADLLVADARVIDPLPESTGAIASGNAREGANLEHQADHRYDTARFNPNVGNLRLDYALPSATLEVTGQGVFWPASTEAYFELIQVSDHHLVWVDVALPQSDD from the coding sequence ATGTCCCCTCGCCACCTCCTGATGGCTCTCGCCACGACTTCGCTCGCTGCCTGCTCCTCCCCCTCAGCCACCCCGCAGGACGCCGGCGACTCGACCGACGCGCCCACCTACCAGGACGACGCCGACGCCACCCCCGAGCCCGACGCCGACGCTGACGCCACCCCGCAGCCCTCCAGCCTGCGGGTGGCCTCTTTTAACACCTCCCTCTTTGGCACAGCGGCCGGCGACCTCATCGACACCCTCTCCAACCCCGATGACGCGCACCCGCAAAAGATCGCCAACGTCATCCAGCTGGTCCGCCCCGACGTCATCCTCCTCAACGAGTTTGACTTCGATGAGGAACACGAGGCTATCGACCTCTTCGCCTCAAACTTCCTGGAGGTGGCCCAGGCCTCCGACGGCGAAGCCATCTCCTACCCCTACCGCTACCAGTTCTCCTCCAATACCGGCATCGCCTCGGGCTTCGACCTCAACGGAGACGAGGAGATCGGAGAGACCGTCGGCACTCAGGCCTATGGCAACGACGCCTTCGGCTTCGGCATCTTCCCCGGCCAGTACGCCTTCGCCGTCCTCTCCAAATACCCCATTGATGTCGAAGGCATGCGCACCTTCCAGAACTTTTTGTGGAAAGACATGCCGGAGAACCGCATCCCCGAGGGCTTCTTCAGCCCGGAGGCCCTTGAGGTGCTGCGCCTCTCCTCCAAAAACCACGTCGATCTTCCCATCGACGTCGACGGTCAAACGCTCCACCTTCTGGCCAGCCACCCCACTCCGCCGGCGTTTGATGGCGCCGAGGGCCGCAACAAACGCCGTAACGCCGATGAGATTCGTTTCTGGCACGACTACATCCGCCCCTCGGCCTCCGACTACATCTACGACGACGCCGGCCAGATCGGCGGGCTCGAAGATGGCGCGCATTTTGTAATCGTCGGTGACCTCAACGACGACCCGATCGACGGCAACGGTCTGGACGGAGCCGACCTTCTTGTGGCCGACGCACGTGTGATCGACCCGCTGCCCGAGAGCACCGGCGCCATCGCCTCCGGCAACGCCCGCGAAGGTGCCAACCTCGAGCACCAGGCCGACCACCGCTACGATACCGCCCGCTTCAACCCCAACGTCGGCAACCTGCGCCTGGACTACGCCCTGCCCTCGGCCACCCTTGAGGTGACCGGTCAGGGGGTCTTCTGGCCCGCCTCCACCGAAGCGTACTTTGAGCTGATTCAAGTCAGCGACCACCACCTGGTCTGGGTCGACGTCGCCTTACCTCAAAGCGACGACTAA
- the atpD gene encoding F0F1 ATP synthase subunit beta: MAAEPVNTEAGQQATKLGSIKQVLGPVVDVAFATNAVPDLLSALLVTNPGLSDEADNLVLEVALHLGEGVVRTIAMSSTDGLVRGMKVKNTGAPINVPVGREVLGRILNVAGKPVDDISVLRLNDGKVVRGIISEEGDTSYTVKVRDLKHVHDITDVTVSKSNVKEIVALEATQTLPIHRPAPKFEEQSTASEMFETGIKVVDLLAPYSRGGKVGLFGGAGVGKTVLIQELINNVALAHGGFSVFGGVGERTREGNDLYFEMMESGIMGANGTWEESKVALVFGQMNEPPGARARVALSALTIAEYFRDSEGQDVLLFIDNIFRFTQAGSEVSALLGRIPSAVGYQPTLATEMGALQERITSTTKGSITSVQAVYVPADDLTDPAPATAFAHLDATTVLSRQLASLGIYPAVDPLDSSSQILTPEIVGEEHYQVARDVQSVLQRYKELQDIIAILGMDELAEEDKLVVARARKIQRFLSQPFHVAEQFTGMKGKYVKLEDTIAGFKALVNGEVDDLPEQAFYLVGTLDDAREAAERLAAEV; the protein is encoded by the coding sequence ATGGCGGCAGAACCGGTGAACACAGAAGCGGGCCAGCAGGCCACAAAACTTGGGTCCATCAAGCAGGTCCTTGGTCCGGTTGTGGACGTGGCCTTCGCCACCAACGCGGTGCCCGATCTGTTGTCGGCACTGCTGGTGACCAACCCGGGCCTCTCCGATGAGGCGGACAACCTGGTGCTGGAAGTTGCGCTGCACCTGGGTGAGGGCGTGGTGCGTACCATCGCGATGAGCTCGACCGACGGTCTGGTGCGCGGGATGAAGGTCAAGAACACCGGCGCGCCCATCAACGTGCCGGTCGGCCGTGAGGTGCTCGGTCGTATCCTCAACGTGGCCGGTAAGCCCGTCGACGACATCAGCGTGCTGCGTCTGAACGACGGCAAAGTCGTTCGCGGGATCATCTCCGAGGAAGGCGATACCTCGTACACGGTGAAGGTGCGTGACCTTAAGCACGTGCATGACATCACGGACGTGACCGTCTCCAAGAGCAACGTCAAAGAGATCGTGGCGCTGGAGGCGACTCAGACGCTTCCGATTCACCGCCCGGCTCCGAAGTTCGAGGAGCAGTCGACGGCCAGCGAGATGTTTGAGACGGGCATTAAGGTCGTTGACCTGCTCGCTCCCTACTCCCGCGGTGGTAAGGTCGGTCTCTTCGGCGGTGCCGGCGTTGGTAAGACGGTTCTGATTCAGGAACTGATCAACAACGTGGCGCTTGCCCACGGTGGTTTCTCGGTCTTCGGCGGCGTCGGTGAGCGTACCCGTGAAGGGAACGACCTCTACTTCGAGATGATGGAGTCGGGGATCATGGGCGCCAACGGCACCTGGGAGGAGTCCAAGGTTGCGCTGGTGTTCGGTCAGATGAACGAGCCCCCCGGAGCGCGTGCTCGCGTGGCGCTCTCCGCGCTGACCATCGCCGAGTACTTCCGCGACAGTGAAGGGCAGGACGTGCTGCTCTTCATCGACAACATCTTCCGCTTCACCCAGGCCGGCTCGGAGGTTTCCGCGCTTCTGGGTCGTATTCCGTCTGCGGTCGGTTACCAGCCGACGCTGGCCACGGAGATGGGTGCGTTGCAGGAGCGTATTACCTCGACGACCAAGGGCTCGATTACCTCGGTTCAGGCCGTCTACGTTCCCGCCGATGACCTTACGGACCCGGCTCCTGCGACCGCGTTTGCTCACCTTGATGCGACCACGGTTCTTTCGCGTCAGCTGGCCTCGCTGGGTATTTACCCGGCGGTTGACCCGCTTGACTCCTCGAGCCAGATCCTCACCCCGGAGATCGTGGGCGAGGAGCACTACCAGGTCGCTCGTGACGTGCAGTCGGTGCTTCAGCGCTACAAAGAGCTTCAGGACATCATCGCCATTCTCGGCATGGACGAGCTGGCCGAGGAAGATAAGCTGGTCGTGGCGCGCGCCCGTAAGATCCAGCGCTTCCTCTCGCAGCCCTTCCACGTCGCCGAACAGTTCACCGGCATGAAGGGCAAGTACGTTAAGCTCGAAGACACCATCGCCGGGTTCAAGGCGCTTGTGAACGGTGAGGTCGATGACCTTCCCGAGCAGGCCTTCTACCTGGTGGGTACGCTTGACGATGCCCGCGAGGCAGCTGAGCGTCTGGCTGCGGAAGTGTAA
- the atpC gene encoding ATP synthase F1 subunit epsilon: MADTLHLEVVTPEKAVFSEPVNDVVLPGLLGQMNILPGHLPILSVLGVGEMIVTQEGKTRHFLVEQGYVEVFNDRVTVLTEGCSGVSDIDIERARRDLERYETKMVELEERSKNEMVPEDIFEQHRLALKRERMKIAFAKEGKITE; this comes from the coding sequence ATGGCCGATACGCTGCATTTGGAAGTTGTGACCCCCGAGAAGGCGGTCTTCAGCGAGCCTGTCAATGACGTGGTTCTGCCGGGTCTGCTGGGGCAGATGAACATTCTGCCGGGCCACCTCCCCATCCTCTCGGTGCTGGGTGTGGGCGAGATGATCGTGACCCAGGAAGGCAAGACGCGTCATTTCCTGGTGGAGCAGGGCTATGTTGAGGTGTTCAACGATCGTGTCACCGTGCTCACCGAAGGGTGCAGTGGTGTCAGTGACATCGACATTGAGCGTGCTCGCCGCGACCTGGAACGCTACGAAACGAAGATGGTCGAGCTGGAGGAGCGCTCCAAGAATGAGATGGTGCCCGAGGATATCTTCGAGCAGCACCGCCTGGCGCTCAAGCGTGAGCGCATGAAGATTGCCTTTGCTAAGGAAGGCAAAATCACCGAATAA
- a CDS encoding MmcQ/YjbR family DNA-binding protein, with amino-acid sequence MDIWQVRDVAMALPEVSEDFPFDEHTLVMRVMDKIFLLMNVQKEPASVNLKCEPERAIELRARYEAVLPGYHMNKRHWNTVMLGQDVRPELMRELIEHSYERVVAGLKKADREKIRAMREGKG; translated from the coding sequence ATGGATATCTGGCAGGTGCGCGATGTGGCGATGGCGTTACCCGAGGTCAGCGAGGATTTTCCTTTTGATGAGCACACGCTGGTGATGCGCGTGATGGATAAGATCTTTTTGCTGATGAACGTGCAGAAAGAGCCGGCCAGCGTGAACCTCAAGTGTGAGCCGGAGCGGGCCATTGAGCTGCGCGCGCGCTATGAGGCGGTGCTGCCCGGCTACCACATGAATAAGCGTCACTGGAACACGGTGATGCTGGGGCAGGACGTGCGCCCGGAGCTGATGCGCGAGCTCATTGAGCACTCGTACGAGCGGGTGGTGGCGGGGCTCAAGAAGGCCGATCGGGAGAAGATTCGGGCGATGCGGGAGGGGAAGGGCTGA
- a CDS encoding RCC1 domain-containing protein: protein MRKAWWVALVVGVCACSGDEPGGQQSGPDAGEVSDTDTGELSLTLTATPESGGEASVFAGETTSEEVRFECGPAECVTECSHNDGAFVACPDGRFELEVGEGEHQVVVRASLGEERVEESTSFVRVRDFGVSLEAPLSGERYYRDLGLVRGACDREDCVLSCEFCAVVDGTESCVAVESCEQGAALELSAVESRLKAQGCVEVAGESYCREEVRSYAMVDPVWTQLSVGGAHSCGILDDQSLWCWGSNSAGQLGQGASGGSESQAQRVGGAWEEVSAGREHTCGIQVDGSLWCWGQQEYGRVGNGSDAYGSVTSPQRVGSATDWAEVSAGGQHSCGRRGTNLFCWGHNTGERLGVESHASEVTTPLLVGGGLSWEQVSAGGEHVCGISTQGKAYCWGRGDSGRLGNGADEAIGTSPTEVDALSSWSFLQISAGGEHTCAIVQTGSAVRAYCWGAGSYGRLGTEVTDHDAHYHERSPALVDGGAEYSQVSAGVRHSCGVDAEGRGQCWGSNSDRQLGDGRTGDAASPSAVNQSDDFAWIGTGEMHSCALTQVGEAWCWGQVVDGRLGRESDAAPGPVAWPHGLAQD, encoded by the coding sequence ATGCGAAAAGCATGGTGGGTGGCGTTGGTGGTGGGGGTGTGCGCGTGCAGTGGGGATGAGCCGGGGGGGCAGCAGAGCGGTCCTGATGCTGGTGAGGTGTCTGACACCGACACCGGGGAGCTTTCGCTGACGCTCACCGCCACCCCGGAGAGCGGGGGAGAGGCGTCGGTATTTGCCGGGGAGACGACCTCGGAAGAAGTGCGCTTTGAGTGCGGGCCGGCCGAGTGCGTGACGGAGTGCTCGCATAACGACGGGGCCTTTGTGGCCTGCCCCGACGGGCGTTTTGAGCTGGAGGTGGGGGAGGGCGAGCATCAGGTGGTGGTGCGCGCGTCGTTGGGAGAGGAGCGCGTGGAGGAGAGCACGTCCTTTGTGCGAGTGCGCGATTTCGGGGTGAGTCTGGAGGCACCCCTGAGTGGGGAGCGTTACTACCGGGACCTGGGCCTGGTGCGTGGTGCGTGCGATCGAGAGGATTGCGTATTGAGCTGCGAGTTCTGCGCGGTGGTGGACGGCACCGAGAGCTGCGTGGCGGTGGAGAGCTGCGAGCAGGGCGCCGCGCTGGAGCTCAGCGCGGTGGAGAGTCGCCTGAAGGCGCAGGGGTGCGTGGAGGTGGCTGGCGAGTCGTACTGTCGGGAGGAGGTGCGAAGCTACGCGATGGTCGACCCGGTCTGGACGCAGCTCAGCGTGGGCGGTGCTCACAGCTGCGGGATCCTCGACGACCAGAGCCTGTGGTGCTGGGGAAGCAACAGCGCGGGCCAGCTGGGGCAGGGGGCAAGCGGGGGCTCGGAGTCTCAGGCGCAGCGTGTGGGGGGGGCGTGGGAGGAGGTCAGCGCCGGCAGAGAGCATACCTGCGGGATTCAGGTCGATGGGAGCCTGTGGTGCTGGGGGCAGCAAGAATATGGTCGGGTGGGGAATGGAAGTGATGCGTATGGCAGCGTCACCTCTCCGCAGCGTGTGGGAAGCGCGACGGACTGGGCCGAAGTGAGCGCCGGCGGGCAGCATAGCTGCGGGCGTCGGGGGACGAATCTCTTCTGCTGGGGGCATAACACGGGGGAGCGCCTGGGGGTGGAGAGCCATGCGTCAGAGGTGACGACGCCCTTACTGGTGGGCGGTGGGCTGAGCTGGGAGCAGGTGAGCGCGGGCGGGGAGCATGTCTGCGGGATCAGCACGCAGGGCAAGGCGTATTGCTGGGGCCGGGGAGATTCGGGGAGGTTGGGCAATGGGGCCGATGAGGCAATCGGGACGAGTCCGACGGAGGTGGACGCGTTATCTTCCTGGAGTTTTCTGCAGATCTCCGCAGGTGGGGAGCATACCTGTGCGATTGTGCAGACCGGGAGTGCCGTGCGGGCGTACTGCTGGGGAGCAGGGTCTTATGGGCGCCTGGGAACCGAAGTGACGGACCATGATGCGCACTACCACGAGCGCAGCCCGGCGTTGGTGGACGGCGGTGCGGAGTATTCGCAGGTATCCGCTGGCGTACGACATAGTTGTGGTGTGGATGCAGAGGGCCGAGGTCAATGTTGGGGGAGTAACTCCGATCGTCAGCTTGGAGATGGAAGGACAGGGGACGCGGCTTCCCCTTCGGCCGTGAATCAGAGCGATGATTTTGCGTGGATAGGCACCGGTGAGATGCACTCCTGTGCGCTCACGCAGGTGGGCGAAGCGTGGTGCTGGGGACAGGTGGTAGACGGCCGCCTGGGGCGCGAGAGCGACGCGGCGCCGGGGCCCGTCGCCTGGCCGCATGGCCTCGCTCAGGATTGA